One window of the Papaver somniferum cultivar HN1 unplaced genomic scaffold, ASM357369v1 unplaced-scaffold_145, whole genome shotgun sequence genome contains the following:
- the LOC113335402 gene encoding zinc finger MYM-type protein 1-like, protein MDGVMYLAKNGLAFRGDSEKIYTKHNGKFLSLMKLIAKHNPVLNMHLQRIVKKDIHYHYLSHKIQNESIMRFAKEIKTSIVQKVQKAKYFSIILDCMPDISRKEQMSIVVRCVDVSQTPTKLEEFFLGFLQVNDTTGAGLFLELQDALEKLHLNIYNIRGQGYGNGANMKGKRKGVQKKLINMNPRAFYTPCGCHSLNLILCDMAKSCEKASSFFGIVQTTYKLFPASTKRWQVFKKNRREWSHSQAIIGYKVGKSCGKHQSYYISSPEDTERSKHLKKNSDDDSEKCVVDGLIKLHFKNFEFFLRMVIWYDLLSDVNSVSKSMQKQDMHMATAIKHINKLISYFQGYRDTGFESAMKEATNIATSMGVTPKFREIRVRKRKKHFDEGPSEDPVPSSGEESFKTNYFFYIIDYALRSFKEIFAQFREYERLYRFLFDLEKLKSMNNEELLASCKTLEEYLSYGTIYDIDGKDLYAELKIIRGMISTDIKKPIEVLHFLQEMEGCYPNAWIAYRILFTVPVTVASAERSFSQLKLIKTYLQSTMLQERLNGLAMIAIEREIAELLDYKPIIRDFASENARRAVFTPTQ, encoded by the coding sequence ATGGATGGTGTAATGTATCTCGCAAAAAATGGTTTAGCATTTCGTGGTGATAGTGAGAAGATTTATACAAAACACAATGGTAAGTTTTTGagtttgatgaagttgattgcAAAACATAACCCAGTGTTAAATATGCATCTCCAACGTATTGTTAAAAAGGATATTCATTATCATTATCTTAGTCACAAGATCCAAAATGAGTCTATAATGAGGTTTGCCAAGGAAATTAAGACATCAATTGTTcagaaggttcaaaaagcaaaataCTTTTCTATTATACTTGATTGTATGCCGGATATATCTCGTAAAGAACAAATGTCTATTGTGGTAAGATGTGTAGATGTTTCACAAACaccaacaaaattagaagagttttttcTTGGGTTTCTACAAGTAAATGATACAACTGGAGCAGGTCTTTTTTTAGAACTTCAAGATGCACTAGAAAAACTTCATTTGAATATTTATAACATAAGAGGACAAGGTTATGGCAATGGAGCAAATATGAAGGGAAAACGTAAGGGTGTTCAAAAAAAGTTGATCAACATGAACCCTAGGGCATTTTACACACCATGTGGTTGTCACAGTCTTAATCTTATTCTTTGTGATATGGCTAAATCTTGTGAGAAAGCGAGCTCCTTTTTTGGGATTGTGCAAACTACATACAAATTATTTCCTGCTTCTACAAAACGGTGGcaggttttcaaaaaaaatagaagagaatGGTCTCACTCTCAAGCCATTATCGGATACAAGGTGGGAAAGTCGTGTGGAAAGCATCAAAGCTATTATATTTCAAGCCCCGAAGATACTGAAAGATCTAAACACCTAAAAAAGAATTCCGACGATGATAGTGAAAAATGTGTTGTTGATGGTCTAATTAAACTACACTTTAAGAATTTCGAGTTTTTTCTTCGCATGGTTATCTGGTATGATCTTTTGTCGGATGTCAATTCTGTTAGCAAGAGCATGCAAAAACAAGATATGCACATGGCTACTGCAATTAAACACATCAACAAGCTTATTTCATATTTTCAAGGTTACAGAGATACTGGGTTTGAGAGTGCAATGAAGGAAGCAACAAATATTGCTACCAGCATGGGAGTTACACCTAAGTTTCGTGAAATACGTGTTagaaagagaaagaagcattTCGACGAAGGTCCTAGCGAGGATCCAGTACCATCATCAGGTGAGGAATCTTTTAAAACaaattatttcttttatataatAGATTATGCTCTTCGTTCGTTTAaagaaatatttgctcaatttCGAGAATATGAGAGACTATATCGTTTCTTGTTTGATTTGGAAAAACTAAAATCTATGAACAATGAAGAACTACTGGCATCCTGCAAGACACTTGAAGAATATTTGAGTTATGGTACAATTTATGATATCGACGGGAAAGATTTGTACGCAGAATTAAAGATCATAAGAGGGATGATTTCAACAGATATAAAGAAGCCAATAGAAGTGTTACACTTTTTGCAAGAGATGGAAGGTTGTTATCCTAATGCCTGGATTGCTTATAGAATCTTGTTTACGGTACCAGTTACAGTTGCCTCTGCAGAAAGAAGTTTTTCCcaattgaaattaatcaaaacatATCTTCAATCTACAATGCTACAAGAGAGGTTAAATGGTTTGGCTATGATAGCCATTGAAAGAGAAATTGCTGAATTACTTGATTATAAGCCAATTATTAGAGACTTTGCTTCGGAAAATGCTCGAAGAGCAGTTTTTACCCCTACTCAGtaa
- the LOC113335401 gene encoding zinc finger MYM-type protein 5-like: MNENDVNVNVNDDVNAGVNTETNANVMNEDNMEEPIDTYDPKNWNIIDQKLIDILVEKGPIRVSDFEFPYDNISGKCFLVTYYTKSLTNLEKQDRRWLIYSISLDKVFCFCCKLFKKRENTMQLANDGSMIGIIFVEGFKGMKRVMSTEIVCICGSS, from the coding sequence ATGAATGAGAATGATGTTAATGTGAACGTCAATGACGATGTAAATGCTGGGGTTAATACTGAAACGAATGCAAATGTAATGAACGAAGATAACAtggaagaaccaattgatacatatGATCCAAAAAATTGGAACATAATTGATCAAAAGTTAATTGATATTCTTGTGGAGAAAGGTCCTATAAGGGTTAGTGATTTTGAATTTCCTTATGACAACATCTCTGGAAAATGTTTTTTGGTCACGTATTATACAAAAAGTTTAACGAATTTGGAGAAGCAAGATAGAAGGTGGCTTATATATTCAATTTCTTTGGACAaggtgttttgtttttgttgcaagTTGTTCAAGAAGCGTGAGAATACTATGCAATTAGCTAACGATggttcaatgattggaataatcTTTGTGGAAGGATTCAAGGGCATGAAAAGAGTGATGAGCACCGAGATTGTGTGCATATGTGGCTCGAGTTAG